From the Argentina anserina chromosome 3, drPotAnse1.1, whole genome shotgun sequence genome, the window TTACAGAAGCACAATGCTGGGAGAGCTGGGCTCTGAGATTCACAGGGCATACTACACCTCCGGTCGAAACAGTAGCTTGGGTTTCGGGTTGGGGTGGTGGGGCCATCACAGAGATTCCTGGATCATCAACCTGAGGTGGTCTTGCTGGCTTTTTACCAGGCTTTGtctaagaagaagaacaagagagAAACAGAAGATGAAACATGAGATTGATCGTGTAACAGAAAATTATGAGGAATTGCTGAAAGCAAAAGGAAACTTTACCCGGGTGGCGAGCCGCTTCTTGGGGAATTTACCGCCGGTTGATTTCCGAGCAACTTGAGCTGGccttgttggagacatgttggCTTTGTTGTCAGAAATGAACAAGCTCGGAGAGTTTAGAGAGGGGGAGAGAATTGATTGAAGTGCTGAACAGTGGTCTTCAGGGTACACGGATTTTAACTTGAGTGAAACTGTGAAAGTGAAATCAGTTCTCAGTTCTCAGAATATGGTAAATTGACAATGCCCTCCGCGTGGTCGTCTGAAAATAAATACTGATGgtgctttcaaactgaatagtGTGTGATACAATGTGGTACAGCTACAAATAGCATTACATGTTGGAAATGGCGCAATGAAGCATATGAGATGTTAGGAAGATCAAGCATTCAAGCCAATTGACACTTAATGACCAAGAAGTATGTATGCAATATCCCATTCCATAACGAAAATGGCAGATCAGATGGCTTCCTTACTACTGATGTCAATCTCAACTAGTCTCTCCATATAGTAATTGTTAAGACTTTCTGGTCTACGCATGCAATATCACATTCCCTAACAATTTTCATTCATGAATATAGCGCTAACGAGTGTACAGAAAGTGTTGATTGATACAGGAAATGAGAATAAGAACAGCAATCACCCATTCACATGCAATCTGGTTCCGCTCCTGTGATTCCTGCCCTTGGAGGAATCACTCAACCCAACACTATTGCTGGCTCTCTGTCATAGATATTTTCTCCGATGTCTTGAATTATATCTTCAGACAATTTTTCCTTCTCAACCTCAAACTGCTTCTTGGCTTCTTGCATAGCTCAACTCAGATTGGCACTTGGACAAGTCTTTTTTAACatccttcatcttcttcaaggTCAAATCTCGCTCCTTGGAGGCCAGGTCGTTCACTTTGAAGGCCAGGTCTTGCCTTTTCTCCACCTTCTGGATAGTGGCATCAAAATAGTTAATATAAGTGCCAGCTTGCACAAACAAATCAACAACAGCACAAATCAGACCTCATAATTCTCGTAACTTGGACTTCAACCAACAACTGTATGGTCCTTTTAGGATTGGTGAATCTAAATTATCGGACTTGTACTGTAACTATTAGAGTAGATAACTTTAAAACTACACTCAGGAGCCACCAATCAAAAGTGTGGAATCTAAAGGATATACTTAATATTATATTTAGAGATGACAAGCCGTATGATGCAAATTAGGAAAAGGGTTGATGACCATGAGACCACAAAATGGGTTCATTCTAGTGCTTACTTTGTCTCCAATCCAAGCCGTATgtttatatctttttttttttctctccaaTCCATTCTAGTGCTTTGTAGGGCTGGACTTTTTGACaccgaaaaaaccgaaaccggCCATAACCGAACCGCACCGAAACCGAGAAACCGGAACCGAACAAAATCACCGTGTCGGTGtcagaaaccgaaccgaaccgagaaGTTGGTGTCGGTTATTGGTTTCATGCTTTCAGAAAACCGgtggaaaccgaaccgaaccgataaTTGAGATGTAAGGttataacttgtatttgatgaaCATATGTAATCGATCGGGTGCTTGTGTAAAGCATAGAtttggtaataaatatatacatgtagagatatgtgattttgtacaaggtaatatatgattttaatttttctatGTGTACAATCATGCATGAAGAGATCTAATATAATGCTTATGGATTTTGTCAACTAGCCGTCATGTTAAGACAAGTATGAACATCTGATGATGAAGCTCATGAggtttaatgtttattttggttaacttgTTGTGTTTCAGCAAAGCACAATAATTTTGTTtagttaatatttgagttcttGATTATTTATTTGGTGAATGTACTTAATTAAAGTATTGAGCTTGTAGCTTACTCCTTtactttttattctttttattttcattagttaAGTACGAAAAGTCAATAAGGATATTAGGTTTTATAACCGaaacaaaaccgaaaccgaaccgaattataggttaaccgaaaccgcggtttttatatatatttttcggtttcggttttgaaaaacataaaaccgaaAGTTCGGTGTCGGTTTTCGGTTAGTGCtcataaaccgaaccgttgACACCGAGTCCAGCCCTAGTGCTTTGTCTCCAcaacaaatccaaatcaagcAATGAACTACAAATATTACTAATGTTCCCAATTAAACAGGCTTCTATTAAACAATGGTAAAAGCAGTTGAACTAAATAAACAAGGTCTTGAATGTAATTAAACTTACAGAAGCACAATGCTGGGAGAGCTCAGCTCTGAGATTCTCAGGCTCCCCTCAAAATGTGGCTTATTGGTGGttgaggtggtggtggtggagccATGGCAGAGATTCTTGGAGCATCAACCTGAGCTAGTTTTGCTggctttctgtcaggctttgtCTTAGGAGAAGAATGGGAGAAACATACAGTATATGACAATTCAAAAGCAACAAACACAATTGAGGAAATGCTGAAAGCAAGATCAAAATGGAATGGAGGAAACTTACCATGGTGTCGAGCCACTTGTTGGGGAAATTACCAACGGTTAATTTCCGAGCAATTCAAGCTGACTTGATTAAAGACATTTTGGATTTCTTCTCAGGTATGAAGTAGCACAGAGAATTAGAGACGATTTGGGAACTGATCGAAGTGAATACTGAACAGTGCTCTCTGGGGTGCAGAGATTTAGTTCATTTTCAGTTATAATCAGTTAAAATGTGCATAGTTAATGAACAAGTGACCTCACATTAGTTCTGGCTTATGTTTAAGCACATATACTGCCCTCGCACTAGTTCCGGCTTATGTATATGTAGTTCCACCATCAGAGAAACTCTAAATAAACATCTAAATTTGCAACTACAACAATAAACTTGATGAACTAACATCTGAATGCAGtccaaaataatcaaaatatcactcaaaaggaATTGGGGTCTCTTTTGACCCCGACTTGCCATGATATTATAGCAgttgaaacaaagaaaaacagtTATTCTGAGAGGGGCTTTTTGTGTTTTGTGGATTTACAGTGGCCTCTGGAGAGAGTTATTTTAGTGACAGTGGGACGTGAGTGACGGGATGAACATCTACAATTACATGAAATCTCATGAAGAAGgtaattaagttcaatttcacATACTTCATTTCTACTTTTGTAGCGTATGTGCATACAAAAAGTTCACGACAGCAGTTTTCCAACTCTATCAGACAAAATGGGTTTAAGAAATCTACATGAACCCACATCCGAAAAATAGAAGCTGCAAAAATTTACACTAAATTTGCCAAACTATAAGCACTTACAATCTAATACACAGCTCTTGGTATGAGACTGGCAGTTTGCTCATCTTTGGATGCTCAGGAAGATCCGTAACTACGTTGGCCAATCTGGAAATCATATGAGGCATATGAGGCTTCTTGAGCCCCCCATTTTGGCCAATTGTCCTTTTTCCTTTCCTGGGCCCCTATTGCTGTTCTCTCACCAATTTGTATCTCCTCAACTTCTGCAACCTTTTCCATTGCTATCCTCTTTGTCATCTTAATCCTCTCAGCCTCCCACACATTGTTCCCCGATTTCAAGTTATCCTGGGAATCCTTTTCCAACTCAGCCTCCGACACATTATTCCCTAATGCGAAGCTGTTTTTGTATGAGGCATATGAGGCTTCTTGATCCCCCCATTTTGACCAATTGTCCTTTTTCATTCCCTGGGATCCTCTTGCTGTTCTCTCACCAATTTGTATCTTCTCAACTTCGGCAACCTTTGCCATTGATATCCTCTTTGTCATCTTAATCCTCTCAGCCTCCCACACATTGTTCTCTGAAATCAATTTATCCTGGGAATGCTTCTCCAACTCAGCCTCTGACACATTGTTACCTAATGCGAAGCTGTTTTTGTATGAGGCTTGAGGCTTCTTGAACCACCCATCTATGTACCCTTTGCAATAGGCCTTCTCCTTTTCCTTGTCTGACATTGCTCTGCTCTTCGCCATTTCTTTTCTCTCAGTCAGATCCCTCCAAAATTTGCTACAACTACCTGTACCTCTTTGGTTTTCCTTATTCGCCATTTCTATCCTCCTAGCCATTTCAATCCTCTCAGCCTCCCAGACCGTGTTCCCTAAATCCAAGCTCTTTTTGTAGGTATCCAGTTCTTGGGAAGTCTTATCAAGTCTCTGAGTCAGAGCCATCTTCTCATCTTCCCATTCTTTTTTCTCTGATTCCAAGCTTTCTCGGTAGCTATCCCTTTCCTGGGAAGCCTTCTCCAACTCCACCTCTCTTTTGCACAACTCCTTGAGGACATTTTTAAGCTCCAAAGCAAAGTTGTTAACTTCTCTATCAAGTCTCTCACTCACTGCTTTCTTCTCAGCCTCTAATGCCGTCTTGGCTAAAGCGAACTCGACGCGATCACTTGTCCCCTGACTCTGTACCACCTTTAGCTCTGCTTTCAAGTTGCTGAGCTCATTCAATGCCGAATCACGCTCCTTTAAAGCTCGATCGTACTCTTCTCCTGGAACATCCCTACAATCCTGCATGCAATGGTTTAACACAAGTGGAAGGGCACAAACTGGAACTGCAGTAGAGAAACTAAACAACATATAAACCCAGTGATGCATTGGGACATCATCTGAAACTCACAAGTGTTGCTTTGGAATAATCACCGGAAAggacaacttttttttttacacaattgtgaaatttaaaacAGATAGAATAGTTGGGTGAGGAGTTTCATCAAACACCTGGAGTGCAACTTAAACACAACCCAGTTTGGGAAATGGAAGACcagcaagaaaacaaaactgaCCAGAGTAGTCCGAGGTCGCTTGTTAGGAGGAGACATGTCACCGGTTGTTCGACGAGCAACTTGCCTGATACGAGCCATTGCTTGTTTCAACTAAACCCAAACAATCTGAAACCATAACAAGGAGGAATTGAAGAGCTGGATGTTAATGAATGAATCTATGCGCagtaaataagaaaaagaggGGAATTAGGGAGCGGAAATGAACCAATTTTGCGGAAACTACGAGAGCGATTTGGAATTTAGGATATCGAATACTGTTTTACAGTCTCCACCTAATTTCGTCAGCTCTTC encodes:
- the LOC126788294 gene encoding COP1-interactive protein 1-like isoform X2 is translated as MARIRQVARRTTGDMSPPNKRPRTTLDCRDVPGEEYDRALKERDSALNELSNLKAELKVVQSQGTSDRVEFALAKTALEAEKKAVSERLDREVNNFALELKNVLKELCKREVELEKASQERDSYRESLESEKKEWEDEKMALTQRLDKTSQELDTYKKSLDLGNTVWEAERIEMARRIEMANKENQRGTGSCSKFWRDLTERKEMAKSRAMSDKEKEKAYCKGYIDGWFKKPQASYKNSFALGNNVSEAELEKHSQDKLISENNVWEAERIKMTKRISMAKVAEVEKIQIGERTARGSQGMKKDNWSKWGDQEASYASYKNSFALGNNVSEAELEKDSQDNLKSGNNVWEAERIKMTKRIAMEKVAEVEEIQIGERTAIGAQERKKDNWPKWGAQEASYASYDFQIGQRSYGSS
- the LOC126788294 gene encoding COP1-interactive protein 1-like isoform X1; protein product: MHHWVYMLFSFSTAVPVCALPLVLNHCMQDCRDVPGEEYDRALKERDSALNELSNLKAELKVVQSQGTSDRVEFALAKTALEAEKKAVSERLDREVNNFALELKNVLKELCKREVELEKASQERDSYRESLESEKKEWEDEKMALTQRLDKTSQELDTYKKSLDLGNTVWEAERIEMARRIEMANKENQRGTGSCSKFWRDLTERKEMAKSRAMSDKEKEKAYCKGYIDGWFKKPQASYKNSFALGNNVSEAELEKHSQDKLISENNVWEAERIKMTKRISMAKVAEVEKIQIGERTARGSQGMKKDNWSKWGDQEASYASYKNSFALGNNVSEAELEKDSQDNLKSGNNVWEAERIKMTKRIAMEKVAEVEEIQIGERTAIGAQERKKDNWPKWGAQEASYASYDFQIGQRSYGSS